One Phoenix dactylifera cultivar Barhee BC4 unplaced genomic scaffold, palm_55x_up_171113_PBpolish2nd_filt_p 000113F, whole genome shotgun sequence genomic window, TTTTAGTGCAGCACGAAAAGTTGCGATTTTGCTTGATATTTTCAGTGCTCCATGTctatttcttgattttttttttttttgtttcactgCATTGTGTTAGGATGTCTAAAAGAGTTATAAAGTATTGTTTTTGTGATTCTTCTCTTGAAGCATAACCGAAGGTGCCTTTGTTCTCTGGTGCAGGAATTCTTTCGAATGCTTCTATTATGGAGGAGCAATCCGATGATGATCTCACGATAGTTTCGGTAAATGGATTAAGAGAAGGGCAGGAGCTTGCCATGGTAAATGCGCAGGAGACTGATGTGAGGAAAGAGTCCGAAGCCACTCAGGAAATGAATGGAGGTGATGAGGATGTACCGAAGTTGGGGATGACGTTCCAAACCCCAGAagaagctttcagattttatgaCAAATATGCTTGTCGCACTGGATTTGGCATAAAGGTGCTAAATTCAACATACTATGAAGATGGAAGATGTAGGTATCTCTGGCTTTCGTGTAACAAGGATGGTAAGGTGAAATATAAAACGGATTTCCATTCATcaaaaccaaccaaaaaaaCAAACTGCATGGCGAGAATCCAACTTCGGCACAGGGCTGATGGATTGCTCCACATCAAGCAAGTAATACTTGATCACAATCATCCACTTAGTCCTGGGACAGCTAAATCCTATCATACAAGGAAGCGGAAACGATTTCTTGAGAATGATGATGGAGTGATGACGCCACTGGACTGGTCATACCCAGAAGGAGGGTTTGGGAGGGTACGGAAGCGAGGAACTGGAGAAAAGAAGTGTGAGTTGAGGCTTGAAAAAGGAGATGGTGAGGCTATACATCAATTCTTTATAGGCATGCAAACCAAGGACTCTTTCTTCTTCCACTCGATGGATCTGGATGAAGAAGGTCGTTTAAGGAATGTATTTTGGGCTGACGGCAGGTCTAGGACACAATATCAGTACTTTGGTGAAGTTATTTTATTCGATACTACCTATTTGATAGATAAATATGATGTGCCTCTGGTTTCTTTTGTTGGGGTAAACCATCATGGCCAGAAGGTGTTACTTGGATGTGGTTTGCTTTCAGATGAAAGCAATGAAACATATATTTGGCTATTCAAAACCTGGCTATCTTGTATGTTTGAATGTCCTCCAATTGCAATAATCACTGATAGATGCAATGCCTTGCAAGAAGCTGTTGCTGAGGTATTTCCAAAAGCTCACCATCGTCAATGCCTATGGCATATAATGAAAAGGATTCCAGAAAATTTACAAGGGCGTGTGGACTATAAAGAAAttaagaagactttgaagaaaGTAACATATGACAGTTTAAGAACTGATGAATTTGAGGAAGACTGGAGAAAAATGGTTGAGAAATATAAACTTGAAAATAATGAATGGCTCGAGTTATTGTATGAAGATCGACGTTATTGGGCCCCAGTCTATGTCAAAGAAACATTTTGGGCAGGAATGTCTGTTACTAGACGTGGTGAGAGCATGAAGTCTTTCTTTGATGAGTATGTTCATTACAAGATTACTTTAAGACAATTTCTTAGAAAGTATGAGATGGTTGTGCAGAATAAATATGAAAAGGAAGTTCAAGCTGATATTGAATTGTTCCATAAGAGCCCTCAATTGATAACACAACTCTACATGGAGGAGCAGCTTGGCAAAGCCTACACATTTGATGTGTTTAAAAAATTCCAAGCTGAGATTAGGGCCTTGATATACTGTGTCTCTTCTCTAGTTAAGGTTGATGGTCAAGTATATACCTTCAAAGTAAAAGAACGTATAAGAGTGAAAAATAGTAAACATATGGAGAATAAGTTCTATGAAGTTCTTTACAATGAAAAGGAATTAGAGGTGAGCTGCATTTGTTGCTCTTTCCAATTCAGAGGTATTTTATGTAGACATGCATTATCTGTGCTTAACTTTCAAAATGTGGTTGAGATTCCATCTAAATACATTCTTGAACGTTGGAGAAAGGACTTCAAGCGCATGCATGCTTTGgcttgttttcctaatgaggtTGTAGCTGATGGGCCATTGGATCATCATGGAAACTTTTACAAGCATTGCCTTAAACTTTCTGAGATAGGGCTGATGTCCGATGAAAAATATGAGTTTGCATTGAAAGTAGTAAATGAGGCAATACAAAAACTTCTTGCAAATGACAGCATATGTGATGTCAAACAAACAGAGAATGTTTCTCATGAAGCTCTGTCAAACTGTAATATGGTTAATGTCAATGTGAATGGAGATAGAAATAGGGGAATTGAAAGTAATGGGTTTCACAATCCTGTGCAAGTGAGGGAGACAGTGAACCATCc contains:
- the LOC103698259 gene encoding protein FAR1-RELATED SEQUENCE 6-like; protein product: MEEQSDDDLTIVSVNGLREGQELAMVNAQETDVRKESEATQEMNGGDEDVPKLGMTFQTPEEAFRFYDKYACRTGFGIKVLNSTYYEDGRCRYLWLSCNKDGKVKYKTDFHSSKPTKKTNCMARIQLRHRADGLLHIKQVILDHNHPLSPGTAKSYHTRKRKRFLENDDGVMTPLDWSYPEGGFGRVRKRGTGEKKCELRLEKGDGEAIHQFFIGMQTKDSFFFHSMDLDEEGRLRNVFWADGRSRTQYQYFGEVILFDTTYLIDKYDVPLVSFVGVNHHGQKVLLGCGLLSDESNETYIWLFKTWLSCMFECPPIAIITDRCNALQEAVAEVFPKAHHRQCLWHIMKRIPENLQGRVDYKEIKKTLKKVTYDSLRTDEFEEDWRKMVEKYKLENNEWLELLYEDRRYWAPVYVKETFWAGMSVTRRGESMKSFFDEYVHYKITLRQFLRKYEMVVQNKYEKEVQADIELFHKSPQLITQLYMEEQLGKAYTFDVFKKFQAEIRALIYCVSSLVKVDGQVYTFKVKERIRVKNSKHMENKFYEVLYNEKELEVSCICCSFQFRGILCRHALSVLNFQNVVEIPSKYILERWRKDFKRMHALACFPNEVVADGPLDHHGNFYKHCLKLSEIGLMSDEKYEFALKVVNEAIQKLLANDSICDVKQTENVSHEALSNCNMVNVNVNGDRNRGIESNGFHNPVQVRETVNHPHFEFFQNRGRNDQQSAGYRSGMDWGFQQYFRESQIQETNPSPRPW